From a single Octopus sinensis linkage group LG5, ASM634580v1, whole genome shotgun sequence genomic region:
- the LOC115211975 gene encoding uncharacterized protein LOC115211975, which produces MKLSHIISVIFLVAVICIQSGFGIKCYECNSFHQQDCGDHFQNTTFRLVTCEGDLCRKIVQTVKIDDKWQARYIRQCAKDGEIGAREGRECKDRIGTNGIKMRYCHCNNMDGCNSANSWNVPFVLMTTAFVGQYIWQKL; this is translated from the exons atgaagtTATCTCATATCATCTCCGTAATTTTCTTGGTTGCAGTTATCTGTATACAGTCTG GTTTCGGAATCAAATGTTATGAATGCAACTCTTTCCACCAGCAAGATTGTGGAGATCATTTTCAAAATACAACCTTTCGCTTGGTGACTTGTGAGGGTGATCTATGCCGAAAAATTGtacagacag tcaaaatTGATGATAAGTGGCAGGCCCGTTATATCAGGCAATGCGCTAAGGACGGCGAAATTGGTGCCCGAGAAGGACGTGAGTGCAAAGATAGAATtggtacaaatggaataaaaatgagatACTGTCATTGTAACAATATGGATGGTTGTAATTCTGCAAATTCCTGGAATGTACCCTTTGTTCTCATGACAACTGCCTTTGTTGGACAATACATATGGCAAAAACTATAA